GCTGGAGCGGGTGCTGCCGGCCATCACGGCCGAAAGCGAGATCAGCACCGACGAGGAGGAGATCCGCCTGCTGGCCCGGCTCGGGTCCCAGAGGGGCCAGATCGAGGCCGATGAGGCCGCCATGATCTCCAAGGTGTTCCAGCTCAACGACCTCACCGCCCGGGACCTGATGACCCCGCGCGTGGCGGCCCCCACCCTGCGCGGAGCCAGCCGGCTGGCGGAGTCCCGGGACCTGCTGCTCTGCACGCCCGATCCGTGGTGGGTGGTGCTCGGGGAAGAGGTGGACGAAATCCTGGGTGTCGCCAGCCGGGAACGGCTGCTCACCGCCCTGCTGGAGGGCCATGGCGAGCGCACCCCCGACGACCTCAGCGAACCGGTGGAGTACGTGCCGGAGATGATCCGGGCCGATCGGCTGCTCACGGGATTCCGCCGCAACAGCGGTGGCGTGAGGGTGGTGGTGGACGAGTTCGGGGGCTTCGTCGGGGTGATCGGCGCCGAAGCGGTGCTGGCGGTGCTGGCGGGCTGGTGGCGCCGTCCCCAGCCTGCCGAGGAGGATCGGGGGGAATGAGCGGCGGCCCGGCCCAGTCCCCTGTGCCTCCGGCGGCGGCCGAGCGGGCACGCCTGCTCCTGGAGCCATGGAGAGCCTCCCTCCAGCTGAATGGTCGGGAAGCCGGCCTGCTGGCCGGCGAGCTGGCTGCCGTGGACCGACAGCTGCTGCGCCTGGCCCAGCGGAGGCCGCGGGTCGCGGTGTTCGGGCGGGTGGGGGTCGGCAAGTCGAGCCTGCTCAATGCCCTGCTGGATGAGGAGGTCTTCGCCACCGATGTCGCCCATGGCTGCACCCGGCATCAGCAGGCCGCGGCGTGGGACCAGCCCCTGGCGGGCCTGGCAGGGGCGGAGCTGGTGGACACCCCCGGCATCGACGAGATCGGCGCCGCATCCCGGGCCCGCCTGGCCGGGCGGGTGGCCCTCGGATCCGATCTGGTGCTGATGGTGCTGGATGCCGATCTCAGCCGCGTGGAACTGGAGGCCCTCGAGGTGCTGCGCGCCAGCGGCAAGCCCCTGCTGCTGGTGCTGAACCGCTGCGACTGCTGGCCGCAGGAGGAACTGCCCGCCCTGCTGGCCAGCATCCGGCGCCGGCTGCCGCCGCAGGCCAGGGCGCTGGAGCTGATCGCGGTGGCCGCGGCCCCGCGCCAGGCCCGGCTGATGCCCGATGGCCGGGTGCGCTCCGAGCTGCGTCCAGCGGCTGTCGGCCCCCTGCGGCAGGCCCTGATCGCTCTGCTGGAAGG
This portion of the Cyanobium sp. NIES-981 genome encodes:
- a CDS encoding GTP-binding protein, with protein sequence MSGGPAQSPVPPAAAERARLLLEPWRASLQLNGREAGLLAGELAAVDRQLLRLAQRRPRVAVFGRVGVGKSSLLNALLDEEVFATDVAHGCTRHQQAAAWDQPLAGLAGAELVDTPGIDEIGAASRARLAGRVALGSDLVLMVLDADLSRVELEALEVLRASGKPLLLVLNRCDCWPQEELPALLASIRRRLPPQARALELIAVAAAPRQARLMPDGRVRSELRPAAVGPLRQALIALLEGHGELLLAINSLRSAERFHQVLQEHRLRQSRRAAQGLIGRFAAMKATGVAVNPLVLLDLAGGLACDTALVMQLCRLYGLPMGAGAARQLLTRLSGHNALLGGAQLGIQALLGGLRQVLLVAAPFTGGLSLAPAAPVAVAQAALAVHTTRRTGELAALELMRGARRGGRPGALLRRLAASDPSARRWLGRWPERDGSRLTPGRGNALGEGLLP
- a CDS encoding CNNM domain-containing protein, giving the protein MNDLLVLALLVVVVLAGSALCSGVEAALLTVNPVRLHELAARPRPVRGARRLAQLRQRLGRTLSVLVIANNGFNIFGSLMLGGYAAHVFGRYGVEGPALPLFSVGLTLLVMLLGEILPKALGSRLALPVALAAAPALHLLGQLMLPLVLLLERVLPAITAESEISTDEEEIRLLARLGSQRGQIEADEAAMISKVFQLNDLTARDLMTPRVAAPTLRGASRLAESRDLLLCTPDPWWVVLGEEVDEILGVASRERLLTALLEGHGERTPDDLSEPVEYVPEMIRADRLLTGFRRNSGGVRVVVDEFGGFVGVIGAEAVLAVLAGWWRRPQPAEEDRGE